CCTACAAAATCATGTGTACATAATAAAATTTCTAAGACAGTATGCCAATGATATGGATTCTTCAACACAGAACTTGAGGAACTTGTGTGAATGTGCAACTTTTTAAGTTCATTTGTCAAAGTTCAAACTCATAGTTGTGCAGCTGGCATTCCTACATCTGGCGGCCTGTACTCATCTGACTTCACTGGAATTGCGAGGGCCTAACAGGTCATCGCATTTTGTCCCCTCACAGAGGCACTCTTGAGGGTTGGCATAGAAGTAATCTTCCTCCTTTGGCTTGTCTGACACCCTACGACGAAATGGCTGCCCCATTCTGTTTTCATGAACCCGTCTCACTGCATCTGAAAACTCATCAAATGGAAGGGNNNNNNNNNNNNNNNNNNNNNNNNNNNNNNNNNNNNNNNNNNNNNNNNNNNNNNNNNNNNNNNNNNNNNNNNNNNNNNNNaatttggatttttcaaaacccaaataCCTGAAGGATAATTTATTAGTGAGTTTTCTGTAGATATTCATCAAGGTTGTGCTTTTGCCTTCTATATGAAATCAAATTGTGATTAGCAAAAATATCTGCACATACCTGCGATGGCCTTCGACAAGTTTTGCCATGTTCCCATCATAGGTAGGAATGAAGGTGTTACTGGCTACTGAAACCATAAAATCCAAAGCTGCCATCTGTGACGAATGATTTTGGAACTGCCACAACTCATCATGGGCCAGcatcatttctttttttaactaaaatgaAGCAGAAAATCATACCACAAACAGAAATTATGATTACCACATGAAAACAAGTAATTGTGCATTGCtgaaaatgaaattttatttcaaaaatatgttgTTGAATCTGCCATATAAATATCAGAGGTATAACTTGTAAATGAACAGTTTTACATGACCCCCACACATCCACCTAGCCCCGGCAAGAATCATTCAGCACTCTTCAGAATGTTATTTTACTAAATACATAAAATGTGGAAAATCCANNNNNNNNNNNNNNNNNNNNNNNNNNNNNNNCTCACAATTTTTGGAAATGCAGCTCTCAGTTGTGCAAGTCTATGCTCGCCACCATAGATCTCACCGGCAGCAATGTAGATCTGCATGTCTCTATCAAAACCTAAGGCTTGGAGAACTAAGGCTGTCTCCTCTGGTGTTAAGGGACATTGACCCTGCAATCTCCTCTCTTCAGACACTATCTCCTTTTCTCTCCACCAAGGGAATGCATACCTGAATTACACGAGCAAGATAACTTTATATTGAATCGATATCTAATTTGACAAGTGGGATAAAGCTTTGTAGTTGTTGctggatttttaatttgacaaATTATCAGCTCTAGAGTAGTAGCTTTCATTGCTGTTTCCTTAATGCTTTATTTGGTCAAAGGTGAAGGTTCCTAGGGTACAAAAGTGAATACACAAAATCCACTGTATAATTCTAGAACTAAAGAATCAATACTCTCCTCAAACTGGGCAGTGCCTTCACCAGTTCATTGACTAGCAATTAGGATTCTATTACCCAATAAAACATTATTTCTCATTTTCGCATAATTAACTAATTAGAATTTTACAAGACTGAAAAGGAAAGAATTTGATTGTAGTTTAGCTACAATAGaggaaaactaaaatttttcttgATCCATAACTTCCCTAGTAAATGTCAGATATAAAGCACCTATATCCTCTGTCAAAAACTAgacataataaaatatatttccaGCCAAACACCAAACAATAAGATACCTCATCCTCTTGAGCTCCTCGGCTTCCCCATAACTGCAACCATGAGTACAGCCTGAGAAAGCCAACATGTCCATCTCATATCTCAGATGCAATGCCACAAAAGGTCCCTTCTCACGAAGAATCCGAATCAATTTCTGCCCCAAAGTCTCAATTTCAGGAGTGAATTTAAGTGCCTGGAAATTAACACGACATCTAAGTTTTTGTAGATCCAATGGCAGACCATTGTTTGCTAGGCGTGCATCTGTTTTGTTGAAGTGTACCACCTTATGCTTGCTAAAATGTGGCAGAATCTGCAGTGTGGTGTTGGTAGCATTGAACCCGATTCAATATATCTACTTGAAAGTAAGGAGATACGATAATGTATAAAgaacattaattattttacttccACCAATATCATTAATACATGTACTTTTAGCTTAAATGCAGCTAAATAGAATATGCAGaccatgacaaaaaaaaaaaacaatatgcAGACCTGCTCCAAGTAATATTTTTCATTGGACCAGCTAATAGGAGCCATCTTAAGGGTGGAATATCCATTTTTAGTATTAAACTTCTTCGGCACTCTTTTCACTATTCGAACTTCATCTCTAAGAGACCCGATGAAATGTGTGACATCAAATATGTCTTCAAAATTACTGCAAAAAGAAAACTACAAAACTTTAAAATGTCAATCGTCAAGGTACCCAACTTAAATGATCCTCACAATTTATTAAAGAAAGGACATACCTAGGGTCTGCCCAAAAAGATTTCTTATCTAGCTCTGGAACAACCAATGTGAGATTCAAAAGTCGAGCAATTGTTACCATGTCACAAATCTGAAATGGAAAACTTTCTAAATGAAGATTTAATGTTGTTATAGAAggaacagaaaaaaaaatggaagaatGGAAATACAAACCGCTGCACGCATTTGATTTAAGCCCCCATTGCAGGACACTCTTAGAAATCCATTACTTGTATAATTTCCTACATGATTTCAGGTTATACGGCTTCAATATGTACCAAAATTTGAAAGTTAAACAGAAGAAAGACACAAACAACGAAGTATATCCTATCCACCAAACCTACCTATTTACAAGTGTTGTTTCAGACTACTTACATTCATTGACATGATTCTTTTAACAACTAAcagtataatattaaaaatcaaaacatgGAGCAACATCATATTTCATTCAAGCCCATCTGTAATAATTAGTAAAAATTGGGGTCTGGCAAACAAAACTCATAAGTCAAAAGCACTTAACATAaagcataataataataataataatgaactTAAACTACTAACTTGGAGGTGGATAAGGTGGAGGGGCTTGAGCAACAGTGGTTTCTGCTAAGAAAGGACGCTGATTAGTGTGATATATTCGACTTGTAATTCCAGAAATGAAATTGGAACGCCACAGTTCAGTGACTGTAAATAGCTGAATGAGGCATGTCCAAATCACAATGCTTGAACACACTCGAATAAACCAAACCCGCAAACGTGTCCTCGCTATCACAGGTGCTTGAAGCTTATCGCACCTCACCTGAACACCCTCCGATCTAACCTCCATTTCTCTGCCACAAACCACCTCATTGCCGCTCCTTCATCACCGTAACCTTCACACACTTTTTACcacagagaaaaaaaattaatctttttaattaaaaaaaaaacttaattaaagcACAGTGCATTGAAAAGTAGTGACCTCATGAATTACCTCGGAGGAAAACACCTTTGGAGGAATCAAAATCGACCCAGAGAGGGATTTGAAATGGATGACGATGGGTGAGAGTCAAAATTAGATCTTGGTTTCAGCTGAGTGTGAAGCTCTTTGAGGGAACAAAGCAGCGAAAAGGGTGTTATGGAGAAAGCTGACAGAAAGAGGGCGGAAAAGGACACAGATCCAAGGTGTGAAGAGAGGGAATAGAAAGGATCAAATCTGAACAACCAAACACAGAAGCCTCATGCATTTGGATTCACTTTTTCTgggagaaaaggaaaaaaaaaatatttattttttaaatctcttgtttttgtttttgttttttatattgatagtttttttttttggtgactttatATTGATAGTTTAAATGCAAATTAtggttatatatttttagaacTAGAAAAAAAAACGGTCGTTAATAATAATGCCAATAAAAATTTCTTTCATGATTTGAAGATaagttgaataattttttaaaaaaattaaataaaataaagatccaTGTAATTATCCATCTCACAAGCTATAATTACCCTTATTGGCTTCAACCACAGAGAATGACTGTGTGAAAGTATATTTTGAACTGTACAAAATAACCTGAATTAGACCAATTTCTTTTACGGAGTACATCTGAAATTTAAGAAATCAACAACTGCATTATTACTAATTTTCATATTATATAATATGGTACGAAATTTCTACCATGATAGAGACaagaatttgttttatttttcttagaaAATTCTGCAGGACAAGTCTTCAATTTAGATTTGCAAAACACAAACTCATGCCAACTCTTCGATATTATCTAACGCCATTAAGTTTTAACTACAAAATTTAGATAAGCAACAACTTTTATATGTATTCAAACTTCCAAAGACATGGACTATATCcctactttaaaaaaataaaaataaaaaacctgcttaatgtctacatatgcaataaatttatttaaagagaaaaaattagtCAACTAACTTAATCTAAGACGAAACAAGGACGGCGAATAAAAGCTAAAAGGTCGACTTGCTTTTAAATATCCTTCGTGTCTTCTTCCTTCTTACTTTACTATTAATTTCTTCCCACTTCAAAACTACGTTACCTCCACCGAATGAAGCTTACAAAGCCAGAAACTTTCTTCAGCTTACTGAATGCCATTCAAGCTTCATCATTCCCAAACATTGAAAAAGCTGACAATTCGTAATTGGCGAAttcattttttccaaaaatataaaaatctaatataaatttcatatctagagaaatttattttttaaaaaatatattaaaaaatacattttgtcagcaaattcaataaaaaagttttaattttttcacttGTACTATTCGacgaaaatgaattttttatgaatttcatATTCTGGATAATTTTTAatgtagtttattttttatatgaatttcgTTAGATAACcaacacttaattaattaattaccagCCAATTTATCATCAATTggtaattctattttttaaattgttattaattagtgattatttaaatttttttttttaaatacaaaattaataattattaattataattgtttaaaattaatttattaaaaattgtttaccaaaactttttttttctatttcaaaattttacctACCATATGTAAATCTTATAGCAATGTGACTACTACTCTAGCTATATAATTATGTTGACAAAATATATTCATATAGCGTTGAAACGTATGCAAGTACAGTACAGTGTTTTGGATGGTCTCATTAGATCtaataagattattttttttcttcaaaaataatacttttattgtaattaaatGATTCAATTACAATATTCACACAAACAGAGATAATcatatacaataataaaaattttggggAACTTCTAGAAACAATAATATCAAGCTAAAAACAGTAGGGATTAAAACAAAAAGGACaagttattctcttctctttagtTTCAGTTGCTATGCCTCTCAAGTCGCCCAAATTCTTCTGCAAATGTCAGAGTTTGGGACAGAATTTTTCCAACCTCAACTctgcaatttttaaaaatgagagCGTTCCTAGACAACCAGATCTGCTATAGAAGATAACCCACttgactgatttttttttttgagtctcttcttcttctcaccgCTTCCATCAACTGACACCACCACTCTCATGGTTCCATAGTCGGATCTCTGGGAATCACACTTGTTACTGGTGATTGATTCCAGACTTGCACAACTCCCGGACAGAAAATCAGAGCATGGAGGTGCGTTTCTAGCAGTGAAGAACATCGCGGGCATAAATTTGGGATCTGAGGTACCCTCTTATGAAGATTTGTCTTCACTGCTAGCTCTTCGTGAGCAAATTTCCAAAGAAATGCCTTGATTTTTGGTTTGCATCGAACCCCCAGATGCTCCTCCATAGTTGTTTACTTTGAAATCTGACATGAAGATCTTCCATAGGCTTATGAAAAAACTTGTAAGCTACTTCATATCCCGTTCTAACATTGTACTGACCTGAATCATGCTTTATCCACCTGACTGAATCTTCACCTTCTTCAATGTCTATTTGGCAGATTTGTTGTGCTATGTTGGGACTGAACTTACTATGAATGAGCTGTGTATTCCAACCCCCTATCTCATTGAATAGTTGTCTTAGCCAGATCAGATTTCCATCACTGCAGTCTTCTTCCTGTACTTGAAAGGGAGGTAAGTTACCAAACCATggttcttctttgaattttaCTATACCCTGTGTCGTGACTTTTCATTTGGTACCCTATTCCAGTACTTTTCTGCCTTTCAATAAGCTCTGCCAAGCCCAAGATGGTCTCAGGTCTGGTTTCGCTCATAAAAAAGAGGTAAGTCtaaaatatttacttttaaaGACTTTATAAAACAGAGAATTTGGTTTAGTCATTAGTCTCCATCCCTGTTTTGCCAGCATCGCCAGATTAAACGCTTTGAGATCTTTAAAACCCATACCGCCTTTCTCTTTAATTCTGCTCATTGTATCCCAGCTGATCCATTGGAgtttttttcattctgttttttacCCCACCAGAATTGCATCATCATTTTGTGAATATCATCTAATAGTGATTCGGGCAGTTTGAAACAACTTAGAGTATAGACAGGTATAGCACACCCCACAGCTTTGATTAAGATTTCTCTTCCACTTGCTGACAATAGTTGACGCTTCCAACCTTGTAG
The genomic region above belongs to Arachis duranensis cultivar V14167 chromosome 3, aradu.V14167.gnm2.J7QH, whole genome shotgun sequence and contains:
- the LOC107481200 gene encoding rhamnogalacturonan I rhamnosyltransferase 1 (The sequence of the model RefSeq protein was modified relative to this genomic sequence to represent the inferred CDS: added 54 bases not found in genome assembly), which translates into the protein MEVRSEGVQVRCDKLQAPVIARTRLRVWFIRVCSSIVIWTCLIQLFTVTELWRSNFISGITSRIYHTNQRPFLAETTVAQAPPPYPPPRNYTSNGFLRVSCNGGLNQMRAAICDMVTIARLLNLTLVVPELDKKSFWADPSNFEDIFDVTHFIGSLRDEVRIVKRVPKKFNTKNGYSTLKMAPISWSNEKYYLEQILPHFSKHKVVHFNKTDARLANNGLPLDLQKLRCRVNFQALKFTPEIETLGQKLIRILREKGPFVALHLRYEMDMLAFSGCTHGCSYGEAEELKRMRYAFPWWREKEIVSEERRLQGQCPLTPEETALVLQALGFDRDMQIYIAAGEIYGGEHRLAQLRAAFPKILKKEMMLAHDELWQFQNHSSQMAALDFMVSVASNTFIPTYDGNMAKLVEGHRRYLGFEKSILLDRKKLVELLDLHQNGTLPFDEFSDAVRRVHENRMGQPFRRRVSDKPKEEDYFYANPQECLCEGTKCDDLLGPRNSSEVR